The following are encoded together in the Pseudomonas maumuensis genome:
- a CDS encoding ABC transporter ATP-binding protein/permease — protein sequence MDMNWHQALQASLSWLAIASLVTLGCFIAAAFLAVYCTRWGAQFWQLAGPYFSWRRSWRPLLAFALLLVLTLFAVRLNVLFSFWYNGFYSALQALDQTAFWYMLGVFAVLATIHVLRSLFTFYVTQAFNIRWRVWLTERLTADWMHGDAYYRGQFLAEPVDNPDQRIELDVNNFVTGSLSLALGAVGAVVSLVAFTGILWGLSAPLAVAGVEIPRAMVFAVYIYVLIATWIAFRLGQPLIRLNFLNEKLTANFRYALMRLRENAENIAFYQGAQVERGTLLGRFFALIGNAWALVFRNLKFSGFNLGVSQVAVVFPFILQAPRFFSGAIKLGDVMQTAQAFGQVQDSLSFFRESYDTFAQYRATLDRLTGFLDANQQASELPRVTTVDQAHALGIHGLQVRRPDGHALIADLDLNLHSGQALLIKGPSGSGKTTLLRALAGLWPHAEGEVRRPLGTQALFLSQRPYLPLGDLRTAIAYPAQGAPGDDARMQQALRQVNLAHLAERLDEQRDWSRILSLGEQQRLAFSRVLFNQPQVVFLDESTSAMDEGLEHALYSLLRAELPATLLVSVGHRSTLAGFHSHRLEVDGQGGWSLLEQQPAAMTL from the coding sequence ATGGACATGAACTGGCACCAGGCCCTGCAAGCGAGCCTGAGCTGGCTGGCGATCGCCTCGTTGGTCACCCTTGGCTGCTTCATCGCCGCCGCCTTCCTGGCGGTGTACTGCACCCGCTGGGGCGCTCAGTTCTGGCAACTGGCCGGGCCTTATTTCAGTTGGCGGCGCAGCTGGCGCCCGCTGCTGGCCTTCGCCCTGCTGCTGGTGCTGACGTTGTTCGCGGTGCGCCTGAACGTGCTGTTTTCGTTCTGGTACAACGGTTTCTACAGTGCCTTGCAGGCCCTGGACCAGACGGCGTTCTGGTACATGCTCGGGGTGTTCGCGGTGCTGGCGACCATCCATGTACTGCGTTCGCTGTTCACCTTCTATGTGACCCAGGCCTTCAACATTCGCTGGCGGGTGTGGCTCACCGAGCGCCTGACCGCCGACTGGATGCACGGCGATGCCTACTACCGTGGACAGTTTCTCGCAGAGCCCGTGGACAACCCCGACCAGCGCATCGAGCTGGACGTGAACAACTTCGTCACAGGTTCCCTTTCCCTGGCGCTGGGGGCGGTTGGCGCGGTGGTGTCGCTGGTGGCGTTCACCGGCATTCTCTGGGGCCTGTCGGCGCCACTGGCCGTGGCCGGCGTCGAAATCCCCCGGGCGATGGTGTTTGCCGTTTACATCTATGTGCTGATCGCCACCTGGATCGCCTTTCGCCTCGGCCAGCCGCTGATCCGCCTGAATTTCCTTAATGAAAAACTCACCGCCAACTTCCGCTACGCGCTGATGCGCCTACGCGAGAACGCCGAGAACATCGCCTTCTACCAGGGCGCGCAGGTGGAGCGCGGCACCTTGCTCGGGCGTTTCTTCGCCTTGATCGGCAACGCCTGGGCCCTGGTGTTCCGAAACCTCAAGTTCAGCGGGTTCAACCTGGGCGTCAGCCAGGTGGCGGTGGTGTTCCCGTTCATCCTCCAAGCGCCGCGCTTTTTCAGTGGTGCGATCAAGCTCGGCGATGTGATGCAGACCGCCCAGGCCTTCGGCCAGGTGCAGGATTCACTGTCGTTCTTCCGTGAGTCCTACGACACCTTCGCCCAGTATCGCGCCACCCTAGACCGTTTGACCGGGTTTCTCGATGCCAACCAGCAGGCCAGTGAGTTGCCACGGGTGACCACCGTGGACCAGGCGCATGCGCTGGGCATTCATGGTTTGCAGGTGCGCCGCCCCGACGGCCACGCGCTGATTGCCGATCTCGACCTGAATTTGCACAGCGGTCAGGCGCTGCTGATCAAAGGGCCCTCGGGCAGCGGCAAGACCACCTTGCTGCGCGCCCTGGCGGGCCTGTGGCCCCATGCCGAGGGCGAGGTCAGGCGACCGCTGGGGACGCAGGCGCTGTTCCTCTCGCAGCGCCCGTACCTGCCGCTGGGCGACCTGCGCACGGCCATCGCCTATCCGGCACAGGGCGCGCCCGGCGACGATGCGCGCATGCAGCAGGCTCTGCGCCAGGTCAATCTCGCTCATCTGGCCGAACGGCTGGACGAGCAGCGCGATTGGTCGCGGATCCTGTCGCTGGGCGAACAGCAGCGCCTGGCGTTTTCCCGGGTGCTGTTCAACCAGCCGCAGGTGGTGTTCCTCGACGAGTCCACCTCGGCAATGGACGAAGGGTTGGAGCATGCGCTGTATTCGCTGCTGCGCGCGGAGCTGCCAGCGACGCTGCTGGTCAGTGTCGGGCACCGCAGCACCTTGGCGGGGTTTCATTCCCATCGCCTGGAGGTGGATGGGCAGGGGGGCTGGTCGCTGCTGGAGCAACAGCCCGCAGCCATGACTCTGTAA
- a CDS encoding methyl-accepting chemotaxis protein, with translation MAGNMNEAAGRQREAVELVSTAFNEMVATANEVARSCSSAADAAEKGHRRVAEGKQQIEATTDNVNRLGRRLSESSQAMVELEEGSRSINQILGTIRAIAEQTNLLALNAAIEAARAGDQGRGFAVVADEVRALAKRTADSTGEIDQLLNTLGGKTQEVSQKMESCLDLSRASVSSIENARDSFEGIQLSVNEIRDQNLQISAAAEEQHSVAEEINRHIQQIYDEARLVEGLASSAQADSGRLAQLSDELNGLVGRFKS, from the coding sequence ATGGCCGGCAACATGAACGAGGCCGCCGGGCGCCAGCGCGAGGCAGTGGAACTGGTGTCCACCGCGTTCAACGAGATGGTCGCCACCGCCAACGAAGTGGCGCGCTCGTGCAGCAGCGCCGCCGATGCCGCCGAAAAGGGTCACCGCCGCGTGGCCGAGGGCAAGCAGCAGATCGAAGCGACCACCGACAACGTCAATCGCCTGGGCCGACGCCTGAGCGAGTCGTCCCAGGCCATGGTCGAACTGGAAGAAGGCAGCCGCAGCATCAATCAGATCCTCGGCACCATCCGCGCCATCGCCGAGCAGACCAACCTGCTGGCCCTCAACGCCGCCATCGAGGCCGCCCGGGCTGGCGATCAGGGCCGCGGCTTTGCCGTGGTGGCCGACGAGGTGCGGGCACTGGCCAAGCGCACGGCCGACTCCACCGGTGAGATCGACCAACTGCTCAACACCCTCGGCGGCAAGACCCAAGAGGTCTCGCAGAAAATGGAAAGCTGCCTGGATCTGTCGCGGGCCAGCGTGTCATCGATCGAGAATGCCCGCGACAGCTTCGAAGGCATCCAGCTCTCGGTGAACGAGATCCGTGACCAGAACCTGCAGATCTCCGCCGCCGCCGAGGAGCAGCACAGCGTGGCCGAGGAGATCAACCGGCATATCCAGCAGATCTACGACGAAGCACGGCTGGTGGAAGGATTGGCCAGCTCGGCCCAGGCCGACTCCGGCAGGCTGGCGCAGCTATCGGATGAACTGAACGGGCTGGTGGGGCGCTTCAAGTCGTAA
- a CDS encoding GNAT family N-acetyltransferase produces MNVIACDLHHLDAAADLFNQYRMFYQEADDLPASHAFLKANLETGNSRIYLLLDDEGQAIAFAQLYPATCSLAMKRFYWLYDLFVVPHARRGGHARYLMQQLIGIFQAEGAQRLSLDTARSNLAAQALYESLGYEAEQDFVTYHKLLDH; encoded by the coding sequence ATGAACGTCATTGCCTGTGATCTGCACCACCTGGACGCCGCCGCGGACCTCTTCAACCAGTACCGGATGTTCTACCAGGAGGCGGACGACCTCCCCGCTTCCCATGCATTCCTCAAGGCCAACCTCGAAACCGGCAACTCGCGAATCTACCTGCTGCTGGACGACGAGGGTCAGGCCATCGCCTTTGCCCAGCTGTACCCGGCCACCTGCTCGCTGGCAATGAAGCGCTTCTACTGGCTGTATGACCTGTTCGTCGTCCCGCACGCCCGCAGGGGCGGTCATGCCCGTTACCTGATGCAGCAACTGATCGGGATCTTCCAGGCCGAGGGCGCGCAGCGGTTGAGCCTGGACACCGCCAGGAGCAACCTTGCCGCCCAGGCGCTGTATGAATCGCTGGGGTATGAGGCCGAGCAGGACTTCGTGACCTATCACAAGCTGCTCGATCACTGA
- a CDS encoding biliverdin-producing heme oxygenase, with product MSVTVSPLLLALREGTRACHQGLEARLPFFSAGFDRAAYARLLAAYHGFHAPLDTLLAEYQTAERNKTPALSRDLGALAIDAQALPVCHALPRIDDEASALGVMYVLEGSTLGGQVLKRAMAERLGIDTDSGGAFLDIYGAQTGARWRSFLQRLAAADPQPAAQARTVAAAVATFTCFEQWLEARRVLVC from the coding sequence ATGTCCGTTACCGTCAGCCCCCTATTGCTTGCCCTGCGCGAAGGAACCCGCGCCTGCCACCAAGGGTTGGAAGCGCGCCTGCCGTTTTTCAGCGCAGGCTTCGACCGGGCGGCCTATGCACGCCTGCTTGCGGCTTACCACGGCTTCCACGCGCCGCTGGATACCTTGCTGGCCGAGTACCAGACCGCCGAACGCAACAAGACGCCCGCCTTGTCCCGCGACCTGGGCGCCCTGGCCATCGATGCCCAAGCACTGCCCGTGTGCCACGCCCTGCCTCGCATCGACGATGAAGCGAGCGCACTGGGCGTGATGTATGTACTGGAAGGCTCCACCCTTGGCGGCCAGGTGCTCAAGCGGGCCATGGCTGAACGCTTGGGCATCGACACCGACAGCGGCGGAGCGTTTCTCGACATCTATGGCGCGCAGACCGGAGCACGTTGGCGCAGCTTTCTCCAGCGCCTGGCTGCCGCCGATCCGCAGCCCGCTGCACAGGCCCGGACGGTAGCAGCGGCGGTAGCTACCTTCACCTGCTTCGAACAATGGCTCGAAGCGCGACGCGTCCTGGTCTGCTGA
- the mcpA gene encoding methyl-accepting chemotaxis protein McpA, with protein sequence MNLKFRHKILLSACAVVVLAFALFTLYNDYLQRNTIRQNIESSVRQAGAQTASSVQNWMSGRILVLENLAQDIAQQGAGSNVPGLVDQPSYTSNFQFTYFGQNTGLFTQRPDAKMPDGYDPRQRPWYTQAVTANQTMLTPPYMAAVGGLVVTIAMPVKAKSSGELIGVVGGDLSLNTLVDIINAVDFGGLGHAFLVDRNGQVIVSPDKDRVMKNLKDIYPGSPLRVESGIQEVSLDGKDRIISFAPVDGLPSAQWYIGLSIDKEKAYAPLSQFRTSAIIAMLIAVAVIAGLLGLLIPVLMRPLTTMGRAMQDIAEGEGDLTRRLTVEQKDEFGELATSFNRFVERIHASISEVSSATRLVHDLSEKVVVASNASLTGSEEQSMRTNSVAAAINELGAATQEIARNAADASQHASGASEQANGGRQVVEEAISAMTALSERISESCEQIETLNASTDEIGKILDVIKGISQQTNLLALNAAIEAARAGEAGRGFAVVADEVRNLAHRTQESAEEIHRMITSLQVGSREAVHTMNTSQVSSEETVQVANEAGERLASVTQRIGEIDGMNQSVATATEEQTAVVESLNLDITQINALNQQGVENLNDTLRHCDALSQQAGRLKQLVGSFRI encoded by the coding sequence ATGAACCTGAAATTCCGCCACAAGATCCTGCTCAGTGCCTGCGCCGTCGTCGTACTGGCCTTCGCCCTGTTCACCCTGTACAACGACTACCTGCAACGCAACACCATCCGCCAGAACATCGAGTCGTCGGTGCGCCAGGCCGGCGCGCAGACCGCCAGCAGCGTGCAGAACTGGATGAGCGGGCGCATCCTGGTCCTGGAAAACCTGGCCCAGGACATCGCCCAGCAAGGCGCCGGCAGCAACGTGCCGGGCCTGGTCGACCAGCCGTCGTACACCAGCAACTTCCAGTTCACCTATTTCGGCCAGAACACCGGCCTGTTCACCCAGCGCCCCGATGCCAAGATGCCTGACGGCTACGACCCGCGTCAGCGCCCTTGGTACACCCAGGCCGTGACCGCCAACCAGACCATGCTGACCCCGCCCTACATGGCCGCAGTCGGTGGCCTGGTGGTGACCATCGCCATGCCGGTCAAGGCCAAGTCCAGCGGCGAGCTGATCGGCGTGGTCGGCGGCGACCTGAGCCTGAACACCCTGGTCGACATCATCAACGCTGTGGACTTCGGCGGCCTCGGCCACGCCTTCCTGGTCGACCGCAATGGCCAGGTGATCGTCAGCCCGGACAAGGACCGGGTGATGAAGAACCTCAAGGACATCTACCCAGGCTCCCCGCTGCGGGTCGAATCCGGCATCCAGGAAGTCAGCCTCGACGGCAAGGACCGCATCATCTCCTTCGCTCCGGTGGACGGCCTGCCGTCGGCGCAGTGGTACATCGGCCTGTCGATCGACAAAGAAAAAGCCTACGCCCCGCTTAGCCAGTTCCGCACCTCGGCCATCATCGCCATGCTGATTGCCGTGGCTGTCATCGCCGGCCTGCTCGGCCTGCTGATCCCGGTGCTGATGCGTCCGCTGACCACCATGGGCCGCGCCATGCAGGACATCGCCGAAGGCGAAGGCGACCTGACCCGCCGCCTGACCGTCGAGCAGAAGGACGAGTTCGGCGAGCTGGCCACCTCGTTCAACCGTTTCGTCGAGCGTATCCACGCCTCGATCAGCGAAGTGTCCTCGGCCACCCGCCTGGTGCATGACCTGTCGGAAAAGGTCGTGGTCGCCTCCAATGCCTCGCTCACCGGTTCCGAAGAGCAGAGCATGCGCACCAACAGCGTCGCCGCGGCGATCAACGAGCTGGGCGCCGCCACCCAGGAAATCGCCCGCAACGCCGCCGATGCCTCGCAGCACGCCAGCGGCGCCAGCGAACAGGCCAACGGTGGTCGCCAGGTGGTCGAAGAGGCGATCAGCGCCATGACCGCCCTGTCCGAGCGCATCAGCGAGTCCTGCGAGCAGATCGAGACCCTCAACGCCAGCACCGACGAGATCGGCAAGATCCTCGACGTGATCAAGGGCATCTCCCAGCAGACCAACCTGCTCGCGCTCAACGCCGCCATCGAGGCCGCGCGTGCCGGTGAAGCCGGGCGTGGTTTCGCCGTGGTCGCCGACGAAGTGCGCAACCTGGCCCACCGTACCCAGGAATCGGCGGAAGAGATCCACCGCATGATCACCAGCCTGCAGGTCGGCTCGCGTGAGGCGGTACACACCATGAACACCAGCCAGGTCTCCAGCGAAGAGACCGTGCAGGTGGCCAACGAGGCCGGCGAACGCCTGGCCAGCGTGACCCAGCGCATCGGCGAGATCGACGGCATGAACCAGTCGGTGGCCACCGCCACCGAGGAGCAGACCGCCGTGGTCGAGAGCCTGAACCTGGACATCACCCAGATCAACGCACTGAACCAGCAAGGGGTGGAGAACCTCAACGACACCCTGCGCCACTGCGACGCCCTGAGCCAGCAGGCCGGGCGCCTCAAGCAACTGGTGGGCAGCTTCCGCATCTGA
- a CDS encoding sulfite exporter TauE/SafE family protein — translation MDVGSFGFTLAGLIVGFIVGMTGVGGGSLMTPILLWFGINPATAVGTDLLYAAITKASGVWVHGRNKNIDWKITGWLSLGSVPAAALTLWFLSTLHADTSALNAIIKQGLAVVLILTALAILFKSRLQAFASKHAGDHYHLSDRTLNILTVITGVVLGVMVTLTSIGAGALGTVALFLLYPFLVTRRLVGTEIAHAVPLTLVAGLGHAGMGNMDWSLLGYLLLGSLPGIYLGSHLTGRISDRVLRPCLATMLLLIGYKLAF, via the coding sequence ATGGATGTAGGTTCTTTCGGTTTCACCCTTGCGGGCCTGATCGTAGGCTTCATCGTTGGCATGACCGGCGTCGGCGGCGGTTCGCTGATGACCCCGATCCTGCTGTGGTTCGGCATCAACCCGGCCACCGCCGTGGGCACCGACCTGCTCTACGCCGCCATCACCAAAGCCAGCGGCGTCTGGGTGCATGGCCGCAACAAGAACATCGACTGGAAGATCACCGGCTGGCTGAGCCTGGGCAGCGTCCCGGCCGCCGCGCTGACCCTGTGGTTCCTCAGCACCCTGCACGCCGACACCTCGGCGCTCAACGCCATCATCAAGCAGGGCCTGGCGGTGGTGCTGATCCTCACCGCCCTGGCGATCCTGTTCAAGTCGCGCCTGCAGGCCTTCGCCAGCAAGCACGCAGGCGATCACTACCACCTCAGCGACCGTACCCTGAACATCCTCACCGTGATCACCGGCGTGGTGCTGGGCGTGATGGTCACCCTCACCTCCATCGGCGCCGGCGCGCTGGGCACCGTGGCGCTGTTCCTGCTCTATCCGTTCCTGGTCACTCGCCGCCTGGTCGGCACCGAGATCGCCCACGCCGTGCCGCTGACCCTGGTGGCCGGCCTGGGTCATGCCGGCATGGGCAACATGGACTGGTCGCTGCTGGGCTACCTGCTGCTGGGCTCGCTGCCGGGGATCTACCTGGGCAGCCACCTGACCGGGCGCATCTCCGACCGCGTGCTGCGACCTTGCCTGGCGACCATGCTGCTATTGATCGGCTACAAGCTGGCGTTCTGA
- a CDS encoding DUF1176 domain-containing protein, which yields MQWMKHPRAALLLTLMTPSVVQAENAQAPLEAVPMYRQIKDWAVGCDNTRACTAVMAIDDELMAGLQTIIRREAGPQGALELTLRVGPAFAEQVLLDGQALSANWQRVQQEYDFDLLLEDDEALALIRRLRNGTRLSSLTEDGELVASLRGLSGALLAIDAVQGRVGHADALVRVGDAPAADVPRAPDTVVLPQFVAAPRMNDEQAHEIGRAVKRQANVEGDVPGMSNSHYEVHPLDAANVLVILNVGCSGEFCANYLYRVSRAAPNQISEMAFEAPTPLLAPRLSGYVAFDAQSGQLFAADKSQVERGCGVIQQWRYDGERMRLERVARLDRCGYVKPQFWPVLWRVQE from the coding sequence ATGCAATGGATGAAACACCCGCGTGCGGCATTGCTGCTGACGCTCATGACGCCATCGGTCGTGCAGGCCGAGAACGCCCAGGCACCGCTCGAAGCGGTGCCGATGTACCGGCAGATCAAGGACTGGGCGGTTGGCTGCGACAACACTCGTGCCTGCACGGCGGTAATGGCCATCGACGACGAGCTGATGGCCGGGCTGCAGACCATCATAAGGCGCGAGGCAGGGCCACAGGGCGCGCTCGAACTGACCCTGCGCGTGGGCCCGGCGTTTGCGGAACAGGTGCTGCTCGATGGGCAGGCACTGTCGGCCAACTGGCAGCGCGTCCAGCAGGAATACGACTTCGACCTGCTGCTGGAAGACGATGAGGCGCTGGCGCTCATACGGCGATTGCGCAACGGTACACGCTTGAGTTCATTGACCGAGGATGGCGAGCTGGTCGCGTCCTTGCGGGGGCTCAGTGGCGCGCTGCTGGCCATCGATGCCGTGCAAGGCCGGGTTGGGCATGCCGATGCCCTGGTGAGAGTGGGAGATGCGCCCGCTGCCGATGTGCCTCGCGCTCCCGATACCGTGGTGCTGCCACAGTTCGTCGCCGCGCCGCGCATGAACGACGAGCAGGCCCATGAAATCGGCAGGGCGGTAAAACGCCAGGCGAATGTCGAAGGCGATGTGCCGGGGATGAGCAACAGCCATTACGAGGTACATCCTCTGGACGCTGCCAATGTCCTGGTCATTCTCAACGTCGGGTGCAGTGGCGAGTTTTGCGCCAATTACCTGTATCGGGTGTCCCGCGCCGCGCCCAATCAGATCAGCGAAATGGCCTTCGAGGCGCCGACGCCGCTGCTGGCGCCGCGTCTGAGTGGCTATGTAGCGTTCGATGCGCAGAGCGGCCAATTGTTTGCCGCTGACAAAAGCCAGGTAGAGCGTGGTTGCGGGGTGATCCAGCAGTGGCGTTACGACGGTGAGCGCATGCGCCTCGAGCGCGTGGCGCGGCTCGATCGCTGCGGGTACGTGAAACCGCAGTTCTGGCCGGTGCTATGGCGTGTGCAGGAGTAG
- a CDS encoding MFS transporter, whose protein sequence is MRRRHALPPIPRSVWALGVVSLLMDTSSEMIHALLPLYMVSVLGTSVLAVGLIEGIAEATAAITKVFSGALSDRLGKRKLLTVLGYGLAAMTKPVFPLAPGPEWLIAARFVDRVGKGIRGAPRDALVADITPAELRGAAFGLRQALDTVGAFVGPLLAILLMWLTASHFQTVFWVAVVPAFMALYVLIVCVREPDKPAAAIKVAAPLALRELARLGNGYWRLVILATLFTLARFSEAFLLLRGQALGLAPLWAPAVLVLMSLAYSLSAYPAGALSDKVGRRGVLMFGLVLLVLADLLLAWLPGLSGLALGVILWGLHMGFTQGVFSALIADSAPEALRGTAFGVFHLVTGAALLAASVLAGGLWDWAGYQTTFMFGAACAAITLAGLWFIRRNG, encoded by the coding sequence ATGCGCCGCCGTCACGCTCTTCCCCCCATCCCCCGTAGTGTCTGGGCCCTGGGCGTGGTCTCGCTGCTGATGGACACCTCCTCGGAGATGATCCACGCCCTGCTCCCTCTGTACATGGTCAGCGTGCTCGGCACCTCGGTGCTGGCCGTTGGCCTGATCGAAGGCATCGCCGAGGCGACGGCGGCGATCACCAAGGTGTTTTCCGGCGCCCTCAGCGACCGCCTGGGCAAACGCAAGCTGTTGACGGTGCTCGGCTACGGTCTTGCTGCGATGACCAAACCGGTGTTTCCGCTGGCTCCAGGGCCGGAATGGCTGATTGCGGCACGCTTCGTCGACCGAGTCGGCAAGGGCATCCGCGGCGCGCCACGGGATGCGCTTGTCGCCGACATCACCCCCGCCGAACTGCGCGGTGCAGCATTCGGCCTGCGCCAGGCGCTGGATACGGTAGGTGCCTTTGTCGGGCCGTTGCTGGCGATCCTGTTGATGTGGCTGACCGCGAGCCACTTCCAGACGGTGTTCTGGGTAGCGGTGGTCCCGGCGTTCATGGCTCTGTACGTGCTGATTGTCTGCGTCCGCGAGCCCGATAAACCTGCGGCGGCCATCAAGGTGGCTGCGCCTCTGGCACTGCGCGAACTGGCCCGGTTGGGTAACGGTTACTGGCGCCTGGTCATCCTGGCCACACTGTTCACCTTGGCGCGCTTTAGCGAAGCGTTTCTGTTACTGCGAGGCCAGGCGCTTGGACTTGCCCCCTTGTGGGCGCCAGCGGTGCTGGTGCTGATGTCGCTGGCGTATTCACTGTCGGCCTATCCTGCCGGGGCACTCTCCGACAAGGTCGGGCGACGCGGTGTGTTGATGTTCGGGCTGGTTCTGCTGGTACTGGCCGATCTACTGCTGGCCTGGTTGCCGGGCCTGTCCGGCCTGGCGCTGGGCGTGATCTTGTGGGGGCTGCACATGGGGTTTACCCAAGGCGTGTTCAGCGCCCTGATCGCCGACAGCGCACCCGAGGCGCTGCGCGGGACTGCGTTCGGCGTGTTCCATCTGGTGACCGGGGCCGCGTTGCTGGCCGCCAGTGTGCTGGCTGGAGGACTGTGGGACTGGGCGGGGTACCAGACGACGTTCATGTTTGGGGCCGCCTGCGCCGCGATCACATTGGCGGGGCTGTGGTTTATCCGGCGCAATGGCTGA
- a CDS encoding DUF1176 domain-containing protein, translating to MRATTWNWLALGLALLPGLAAAAEPEPVPVYREIKDWIVGCDNTRFCTAVLADHPERMRVGMLVQREAGAWGNLHLTLVGSTDWSGEPMLDGQLLVAPWRMTRGVETTLELEGADAYAVLRQLRNGQRLVDDTRPGERVSSLQGLSAALLLMDAVQGRVGHYSALIRPGDSVADAQLPTPAKPQVPAFVAATALGAQEQAGITQVVMAKAAAENQLKNEYDVAPKLELHALDDQHALALLSYNCDDFHCLYALYKVSREAPYTLGPLEFEAPSSPVVISRMRDAIEFYPGKGELHSYAKDDYPGSCGVEESWRYDGMRMRLLRLSRMDRCAEVGTDSWPVLWRSEG from the coding sequence ATGCGCGCAACAACATGGAACTGGCTGGCCCTGGGGCTGGCGTTGCTGCCGGGCCTGGCCGCCGCGGCGGAACCAGAGCCGGTACCGGTATACCGGGAGATCAAGGACTGGATTGTAGGCTGCGACAACACGCGTTTCTGCACCGCGGTCCTGGCCGATCACCCGGAGCGGATGCGAGTGGGCATGCTGGTGCAGCGTGAGGCGGGCGCCTGGGGCAACCTGCATTTGACCCTTGTGGGGAGCACCGACTGGTCGGGCGAGCCCATGCTCGACGGCCAGCTACTGGTCGCCCCCTGGCGCATGACCCGTGGTGTCGAGACCACCCTGGAACTGGAGGGCGCCGATGCCTATGCCGTGTTGCGGCAATTGCGCAATGGCCAGCGCCTGGTGGACGACACCCGGCCAGGGGAGCGGGTGAGTTCGCTGCAGGGGCTGAGCGCCGCCTTGCTGCTGATGGATGCGGTGCAGGGCCGGGTCGGCCACTACAGTGCGCTGATACGCCCCGGCGACAGCGTTGCCGATGCGCAGTTGCCAACTCCGGCCAAGCCACAGGTGCCGGCATTTGTGGCAGCTACGGCCCTGGGCGCGCAGGAGCAAGCGGGCATCACCCAAGTGGTGATGGCCAAGGCGGCCGCCGAGAACCAGTTGAAGAACGAATACGATGTCGCTCCCAAGCTCGAGCTGCATGCGCTGGACGATCAGCATGCGCTGGCGTTGCTCAGCTACAACTGCGATGACTTCCACTGCCTCTACGCGTTGTACAAGGTGTCGCGTGAAGCGCCTTACACCCTCGGGCCGCTGGAGTTCGAGGCGCCATCGAGCCCGGTGGTGATCAGCCGGATGCGCGACGCCATCGAGTTCTACCCTGGCAAAGGCGAGCTCCACAGCTATGCCAAGGACGACTATCCCGGCAGTTGTGGGGTGGAGGAAAGCTGGCGCTACGATGGCATGCGCATGCGCTTGCTCAGGCTGTCACGGATGGACCGCTGCGCCGAAGTGGGCACCGACAGTTGGCCGGTACTCTGGCGCAGTGAAGGCTGA
- a CDS encoding RidA family protein — protein sequence MSNDIQRFPSSLPFPFSRAVKAGGFLFLSGQVPMSASGEVVRGDIQTQTRAACERIAESLAVSGARFDQVVKCTVWLSDMSHFAGFNEVYKEFFGAALPVRSTVASALALGVDVEIEVQAFVGE from the coding sequence ATGAGCAATGACATTCAGCGTTTTCCCAGCAGCCTGCCGTTTCCTTTTTCCCGAGCAGTGAAGGCCGGGGGCTTCCTGTTCCTGTCCGGCCAGGTGCCGATGAGCGCCAGTGGCGAAGTGGTACGCGGTGATATCCAGACACAGACCCGAGCTGCCTGCGAACGTATCGCCGAGAGCCTGGCAGTGAGTGGGGCGCGTTTCGACCAGGTGGTGAAATGCACGGTCTGGCTGTCGGACATGAGCCATTTCGCCGGCTTCAACGAGGTCTACAAAGAGTTCTTTGGCGCGGCGCTACCGGTGCGTTCGACGGTGGCATCGGCGCTCGCGCTGGGGGTCGATGTGGAGATCGAGGTGCAGGCGTTCGTCGGCGAGTGA